Proteins from one Solenopsis invicta isolate M01_SB chromosome 11, UNIL_Sinv_3.0, whole genome shotgun sequence genomic window:
- the LOC120359025 gene encoding E3 ubiquitin-protein ligase HUWE1-like, with the protein MEKTKLEYIRLMCQMKMTGAICKQYILIFCISSSLKDLNYTIFFPLTDSMVLALRGFNQADCSKFLQFITGTSKVPLQSFAALEGMNGIQKFQIHREDKLTDRLSFAHICFNQLDLPVYETYDKL; encoded by the exons atggaaaagaccaaacttgaatatattaggctcatgtgtcaaatgaaaatgactgGAGCAATTTGTAAGCA gtacattttgatattttgtattagctcaagtttgaaagacttgaattataccatcttttttccactcACAGATTCAATGGTTCTGGCATTGCGAGGTTTTAATCAAGCGGATTGTTCGAAGTTCTTACAATTTATCACTGGTACATCTAAAGTGCCGTTACAAAGTTTTGCTGCGTTAGAAGGCATGAACGGCATACAAAAGTTCCAAATTCACAGAGAAGACAAGTTGACAGACAGGCTTTCATTTGCacatatttg tttCAATCAACTGGATTTGCCAGTGTACGAGACGTATGATAAACTCTGA